Sequence from the Xiphophorus couchianus chromosome 23, X_couchianus-1.0, whole genome shotgun sequence genome:
AGGTACATTATACTACATCCAGCTACATTGAgcaaatgttgtgaaaaaaaccccaatgaaaaacataattgaaTCCTAAACACAGTAAAATTAGACTTTGATGATGGAAAAATGACGTGGACAAATGTAGCTTTCACACAGTTAAATCccttttcagtttaaaatcacTATGCTTTTTTGTGCTTGCACCAATTTAGGAGACTTAAGATTTTTGACAACTGCCTTAGCTGAAATTTGAACTGCACGTTTACACAAGTATGATTCACAAATCTACAGATAGGCCACACAATGAGTagctttcaaagaaaaattacTCATCTCACGCTTTGATCAGTGCTTTCAagcacaagaaaacaaataaaacctttttacgTCTTGTTGCTGAgagtttaaaaatcaaataaataaataataaagattttttttgaagaacatgCCAAAGCAGTGGTCCCTTCTTGCTTGATATGgtgatgtgacaaaataggAGATGGTTAAAGCGAGTAATATCACAAAATATCGGGGACATAGTAGCAGCGATGTCTGGTTTCCAGGTGGCCCAGTGATGCCATGGAAGAGGAGAGTGCCCTACTTATTCCTAACAGAGACAGGCACCAGCGGTTCTGACATAATTATTTCCATGGGCATGGAAAGAGATGGTCTTTGTCACCagggaacaaaaacacaagggCCTCAGTGAGCAGACGGCAAACTAtaggggacaaaaaaaaaaagctgcagcaaaCGTCAGTAGGGAATAGGGCCGAGGACTCTGAAGGACTGGACTTtgtcatgaataaaaaaatactcaagcAATTTAGGAAGGGTTGACTTTGAAGTCTTGGTGGGGCATAAGTGTGATGCATTATCAAATTTCGGGGGTTTGATGCTAGTTAGGATGGAAATGCAATTAAGGTCCACAAGTAACGGCGGTATGGGGAGAAACAAGATAGTGTGTGAAGTGTGCTAGGCAAGTTGTGCAACTAAGTGTGCGCTCATACATGTGTCAAGACTATTTAAGGTTAAAATcctgagtctgtgtgtgtgtgtgagcgtctTTATGCAGCTCTGAAAAGTGAGGTAAGGCAGAACCATCAGAGCATTTGTCAGCGTGTTTCTGGCTAACCTTACTCTGCCCTTAAAACCACGGGTCCAGGTCAGTGGCTTTGTGGGTCTCCAGAACCTGTGGTTCAAATCTAAAACTGGGCTCTTGATTTTTAACAGATTTCTGAGATAGCCAGAACTTTTTCAAAGAATGTGAAGAGAAAGCCTGCTGGCCCAGGCTGCACAAAAAGCATCATTAAGGGTTTTCagaattgttaaaataaattgttgtcCAACTTCTGCCTGCCAAGTCCAGGATCCTGACCTACATCCTGGCAGCTCCGGCCTGTGTTGCGGTTTCTGCAGGAAAAAACGGAGAATATAACCTTGCAATAACACATGCATATGAGCAATTCCCTCAGAATTATCAGTTTAAATGCAGGAAGTAGGAGGCAGCCGTAGAAGTACACTCAGGCTCCGTGGTGGAAATGATCTCATCGTCTGGCTCAGGACTCTGCGGAGCTTCATCGACACTCAAAAGGAGTCAAGTGAGCATGCATCTCACTTCTCTCATCTCACATTTCTTcaattgctttttctttctcaataGCGGCGAGCCACAACCACCACTTTAGGTTCTGGGAGGAGGGCTCTTCAGCCAGTCCCGGGGTGCAGAGCTTTGCTGAAGTCGGGGTGACGGTGGAGCTGATGAAAGCAGCCAAGGAGGCCCGGAAGAAGCGCACGATCGGAGTTATGTACCGGACAGCCGGCATTCCCAATGGGATCGGACACAGCTCCACGGAGATGCTCATGGTGCCCCGCAACCCACTGGTAGGAGACGATGACGCTTCAAAAATCACATCTACACTCACGCAGTCACTTTGAGCTGGGTCTATTACAGCGTGCATATGCACCCACCAAGTAATGTCCTACTTATTTCCACTACACCCTGTCAGACTTTGTTTAGACCAAGTGCCTGAGTTCAGTAGCCGCAAACGCCTACATCCATCCTGCACACTTTGCTCTCAGGCTGAACTGGAGCCGAGGGAGGGGCCCATCTGTGTAAGGTAAATACCAGTAAATGCCAGTTACCTCAACATAAAGACTGCAGACGCGTAGAAACAGCTACAGTTTTCCTGTCTGAGGGAAGAGAAAATTGGCCCACCagtgatttttgctttttgttaatTAGCTTGTTAAACTTTGAGCTAGCGAGCTTTGTCTATACACAACCTAAAATAAAACGTATCCTGTTATTATCACCAAGCACAAAGATAAGTCATGCATTAGCTGTGCTTAACCACAATAGATCAGTTTCACCAGCCACACCCAGACCTAATTACTGCAGAAATCAGTAATCCCTTAAATAGAATCTATTTGACAATGTGACAAGGGATAAAAGATATCCAAGAATAGTTAGGGAACAAAGTCATTAATATCTCTCagcctgaaaaaaaagaagaaaagaaacaaaagcattttagtGGGTTTTGATTCCAGTGAACCACACTTGGAGTCATCATTCACtgatggagaaaacatggattTGTGGTGAATCATCTGAAAACTGTCCAGTCTtgcaaaattactccaagagtcCATAGATGATACATCCAGAAGGTCATAAAGTACCTAGAACATCATTTAATGCTCCACAGGCCTCACTTGCCTTTAGAGATTAAATCAGTGAATGAATGTCCTGACACTGTTGGACAAAATTTGTTGTAATGATTGATTGAAATTATTTCACGAGTaacaaaacatgtcaaaacCATTATTGTCGTTTAGGGTTGAACATCTGGGATGAGTTTCTCCTGCTTGGACGCAATGCTTCTTTTGTCCAAACAGATCATTTTTTGCTTTGAACCAAAAACTTCAATGTTTGGTCTTCTCTGTCTACAAAACACAATTCCAACAGTCCCTGTTCTTCTGCATGTGATCTTTAATAAACTGCAGATGAGTTTATTCATCGTCAATCTGGGCTGGGAACAAACCGCAGATGGGGCAGTGGGGTTCTTCTCAGACGGTAATCGCCTTTTCCCTGCAGTGGACATCGTCCTTGCTCAGAGTTCCTCTGATGGTCGACTCACGAACGTTAACGCAAGCCAACGCAAGAGAGGGGCCTTTAGTTGATTAGAGGTTGCTTCAAACCAGATCGTGGTTTCAACATAAATGTCTAAATCCATTTTCGGTCATCCTCACTCTGCAATGCTTAATCAAAAAAACATCTtacttttcctttgttttcaattagattttaaaacatttcatatgtTGGATGCTGGTATGAATAGATACAGCAGATATAATCTGATGCAATTTGGTGAGTATGATATGTCGTGTACTGACCCGCTGGGGGAGCCAATGAAATCTTTCATAGttcattaattttaataaatagaaaaaaaaaacacatttaacttttaatcCAAGAATGTCATTTAACAAAAGGAGCTGGTTGGATTGTAGGCTATGTACACATTCCCTTCctctgaaatattatttatgaagATGTCTGTTAGTCAGAGTGGCTTTAAGttgagaaaaattaaacaaagaattACCTCCCATTATGCTCAACATCATGTAagatttttctgacttttgacTGGTCTGGTACTTTTCTTAGTAAAAACCTCAATGCTACTAATGCTCTTCTGTGAAGCAATTCAAACATCTGGCATGTTGAAttaattgtctgtttttagcTCAGCtcactttgtatttattcagtgaTTATTCACATCAGATGTTATCACAAGGTACATTACAAGACAAGCAggtcaaattcaaatttaattgtATGTAACCCAGTTTGATTTTATCAGCTTAGTAAACTATTCATAGTTAGCCAAACACATGTAAAACAGTAACATGGACGCTTTCCACTTTCTGTGCGAAATATTTGTCAATATAAGGGGGAAAATGCAACAAGACCACCAGCTCATTAGAACAATACAACTCATATGCTCGACTGGTTTTTGAGtacaaaagttggaaatttaCAGGAGTTTTTATAGGAGTTTGTGTGCATATTTGAGCCAGTTTTCCCTTAACAAGAACTGCTCTAAATTCAGCTCATCCTCATGCTGTTAAAGATTTTTACACTTCTTATTGATAAAggtataaatcatttttaagaagaaaaggtaaataaaaacagatgaattGTTGTAAAACGTAAACTCTTTCAcacctttttattatttcctgttaCATTTCCTCTCAAAAATTAACTTCTTCTTtgaatacaaattatttttaatctaaatctaCCAGAGATTATGTgtaattttggttttaactgCTTGTAACAATACTATTCATCAATTAGAACATAGACGATGTCATCGTCTAGTATTTAGAACCCAGTCTTTGCCTCTTTTCTCCGCCCAGTTGTCTTTCATCTCATAAGCTAGATTTTTTGTGGCTCAATTCCCCACACTGGGATCCACAAGCATTTCACAGTTTTGATACcagcaagaaaacaaattaatctgaaatgtagatagatagatagatagattttatTACAGACTCAGAGTCCAGATTACATACAAAGGAAagcaaagacaataaaagaataaaaagtacaataaaaaaacaactcctaGCCATTCAGAAGGCAATCATACCAATGTCTCCAGAGTACGAAAAGTGTATGTAAAGTAAAAAGTTGTCTAATTAAATCTGTGGTCTCTTTTGAGGCGATATAAGGTTGCTGCTTATCTTTAATAAAGTTCAGATTCAGCTTAAGCGCGCCAGCTGATAAAATTGTTCCTATCTGGGCTTTTTTGCTTCTTACCTGCATGTTCAGCTGAGAGAGAAGGTCCATTCCTCTTGCGTCTACTATACTTCACACCCATATGCAATAAAATCTGGGTTTTTATCCGTCCGCCAATCTGTGCAATGATATGTGCCTtactgtttcaaataaaaagaattagatcctgttttttcatttcaatttttattgtaattaccCGTAAAAAGTGGCATTTCTTCAAGATTATCATGTCTAGAGAGTCTCCTGCTTGCATTGTCAACTACATTAGGAGACTAATTCTCTGAGTCCTTGAACCAGAGGGCAAAAAGAAAGAGTTGAACACTCTTTAGTTGAGCATTGTTTCTGTAAGCATAGGTAATGTACAGCACCCCGCCGTGTTGTCTTCTAGGTATGTGACGTGTGTGCTGGTCTGTTTTTAGATCAGATAAGCAAAGCAAAGCCCAGCTATTGAGTGTGTTGTTTTGGACATGATTTAATGACGTGATCCAGCTGATAACTTAATCTGTGAGTATGTTGCACTGTCTGTTGCGCTCTCATTTATAAATACTGTATCATTCCTTTGAAGACAGCCGATGGTTTATACGACATCCGCCAGGAATCCCAAACACATGACTTCTGTCATCATATATCCAGCTATTGTTTAATGTGGAGCTCAACCAGATGGAGACGCAGAATGTGATCCATTTTAAGCCGCTCGAGAGGCTTTCTGCTGCATGCCTTCTGGTCTTTGAAAACGGTTTTCTGAGATGGACACAGGGTTTCAAGATTGGTCCTGACCAGGTCCTATGTAATGCAAACTTCCGTTCAgctaataataaagaaattagcCGAGAGGCGGCACCTTTCAGATTAGCTCAggagagtttcagaaaaagatgaaaagcgTAAGAGGCAGgaagttcaaagaacaaaaaggaaGGACGTTGATGTTTCTAAAAGGCCACAAGACTTCTTCTGGTTTAGTctttactttttaacatttatcacTGGAAGAAAAACGAACACTCGTATGTCTTCCTGACTCATCTCATTCCTTTGTCTCAGATCTGCTGGGCCCTGCTCTCTGTTTGGTTCAACACTAGCGATTCATTCAAAGCCCACACAAAAACCGACTCTCAGACTGACAAGATAAGCAGCAAttgtcaaatgtgttttttccaaaaatggaGAAGTTTTCAAAAGTGCTGCTGTCTGGTCTTCTGCCAtcacttcagtgtgttttgacCCTAAATCCACTCTCCGAGATGAGATCACCGTTTCTCAGGAAACATACATCATACAGGAGACAGACGGGGTGCACGTGTACACATGCCGACTGTTTTATAGTCGCAAAATCCCTACATCGGCGCTCGTGTGTGTGATGTCAGGCCTATTGCATTTATTGTCCTGGCTGATGTTACTGTGATCTCTGTAATTTCATTCATTCTGCACTCATCTCACTTTCCACAGGATTTAAAGTTGCACAGTCCAGAGTGGACTAATggttattatattaaaatagcaagtgttttcattacatttcaATCTACATGtcaaagtataaaatattttttattagagATAAGAGTTATTTTATTCAGCTTCAAATAGAGTTCAAGGTTTTTTATGGGGTTATGTTGGAAGACTGACTAGACATTATATCACCTTACATGTGATGGAACAAGACAGTTTGGGTCTTGGATGGTATTGAGGATGCATGGGTGGTTTATTATTATGGTAGCAAGCATTTGAGTCGttggtggaaaataaaaatagttttacaccttggacattttcagattttgtcatattacaaccacaaaccagagtgtattttttatataaatattatgtgataaaccaacaaaaagcagtgcataatttagaagttaaattaaaaggtaaattttttttgtcaaagaaaatctataaaatgtgTTGTCCATTCAGCACTCAGCTCTCTTTTTATGATTTCTGGGTAAAGCCACCTCACACTTCAGTCTAGAGACTGacatttttactaattttaCCTTACAGAATCACTCAAGCTGAGTCAGACCGGGTCGTGTTAATCTCAGGTTAATGTATGTGATGTGTTGTTTAGGATTATTGTTctgttggaaggtgaacctccaccacTGTCAATTTTCAGcctcaaacatgtttttaatctaGGAGTGCTCTGCACTTTAGCTCTATCCATTCTTTCTGTATTGGCCAGAaagtttggtttcatctgaccagaggTCCTTCTTCTGCCTCCACTTTCCTGACATGGTTTTATAATACTATAAATTAGATCTATTTCTTTTAAcgatggctttcttcttgcctctTTTCTAACAAGCTAATATTGTTATTATATTAGTGCAGCTAATAGTATGCAGACTCTCCCAGCTGATAACACTACAGATTCTCCATAGTGACAACAATCCtcttcttggctgcttctctgattaatgttctcCTTCCCAGCCTGCCAGTTTAGGTGGACTATCATGTCTTGCTTAGGTTTGGAGTTGTGTCAtaatctttccattttcagatgatggattgagcAGAGCTctctgagatgttcaaagcttggggttttgttttatgactgaactctgctttaaatttctcGTCAACCTCACCTGTTTCGCACTtggttgctgtttgttctctaataacaaacctctgaggccttcacaaaCCGTTGGTGGTACTGTATTGTATTTAGGGGTATCACAGTAGGATGCATgcttttggatttttgtttataGTGAAAATACATGTATAATTTGTCTCCCACTTTAAAGTGCACTACTTCATGTTGGTCTGTGacataaaattccaacaaaGTGCAATAAGGTTGTGGCTTTAATGTGAAGCACAAATTTTATGAGTACCTTTGCAAGGAACTGTAAGTATTTTTAACTTCCTGGTAATCTGGCCATCcctttttacaaaattatgataattaGTGTTTCATAGTTTTTCAATTAAACTCTCTATTTTGGACATTGAAGTCTAACATCAGTGTTTTGTGTCTGACAGCTATCTTTGATGGTGAAGATGATCCCCAGCCCTGACTGGTTTGTCGGTGTGGACAGTCTCAATCTTTGTGAGGGTAACCggtggaaacaggaagtgaccgtcgACCTCCAGCCTTATGATGCAGGAACGGACAGTGGATTCACTTTTTCTTCTCCCAACTTTCCCACCAGCCCCCCTGAAAACATTACAAAGGTATGAAGAAACCATCATCTGTTTATGTCCTTCACTAAGCTGTTGCTGCCTCAAATTCTGGTGTCTCTGTCTTGTTTTTGGAGTACGTAAGCAGAATGGGAACAGGGCATCATTCTTAGCTGTCTGTGGCTGAATGATTGCTTGGCAGCCCTCACGTCTGACCTGaagtgatttaaataaaaaggggCCCCTTATATAACAGACTATCCATCCTTTTGCAGCATGTGCTTTAAAGCTGGCTAATGTGCACTGGGGGTTCTACTGAGAATCTGTTGCTTTTTCTGATGAACTGCTCGCTGACTGCTTTTCAGATCACGTCACAAATGCCGAACCATCCAGCCAATTCCTTCTACTACCCTCGACTAAAGGAGCTTCCACCTATTGCCAGCATAAAGATTACCCGACAGCGTCGAACACCAGACCGCCAAACTTCCATTTCTAATCACATTCTGCCAAACTCCATCAATCCTCAGCGTTTCTCAGGTAATAACACAAAGCTTTTcctcacaaaaatatttatacccctgaaaatatttagactttttCCTACCAGCTACTGGTAGGAAAGAAGCTGGAGCTGCTGTTTGAGGTTGAACCACAACAGTGTGGAACCCAACTCCGGGTAGAGGGGCTTCCC
This genomic interval carries:
- the spon2a gene encoding spondin-2a produces the protein MMSSEHPACGWLHKLLVLLVKLHFAFAEPLQPLNGTGCTAKGPASYILVFTGHWSPQAFPKQYPLFRPPAQWSKLIAASHNHHFRFWEEGSSASPGVQSFAEVGVTVELMKAAKEARKKRTIGVMYRTAGIPNGIGHSSTEMLMVPRNPLLSLMVKMIPSPDWFVGVDSLNLCEGNRWKQEVTVDLQPYDAGTDSGFTFSSPNFPTSPPENITKITSQMPNHPANSFYYPRLKELPPIASIKITRQRRTPDRQTSISNHILPNSINPQRFSATPLDCEVSLWSSWGLCLGPCSRGGVRHRTRYILLRPANAGSPCPELEEQDECVPHNCIKKRQ